The following is a genomic window from Leptolyngbya sp. 'hensonii'.
GAGTCAGCTCCAAGTCTTTGCCTAACCGTTGGATAACAACCGCGCCAGCACCACCACCCGGTGCCCGATACACTGGGTTATACCGTCCAAAGCGGGAGATAGAACCATTACCACTTCCTTCCAGAAAAGGGTTAATGGTGTCAATCACATCATCAAATTCAACCCCCTTAGCGGAGACGATGACCTGAGTGTTGTTGCCCAGCGGAAAGCGATAATACAGGTATTCCATTCCCAATGTATTGTTATCACTGCCATCAAAAGACAGGCGAGATTCAGCCGTGCCGGTGGCAATTGGCGTCAAGTTTCTTGCTTGTAAGCGAATCCTGAGGCGATCTTTGCCCATGAAACTGGTATCAAAATTGAGTCGGACGCGGTTGCCTAAAATCAAATTGTTGTTGACGAAGGTGGTCGTTGGGGTTTGACCACTCGGAACGGCAACCTTACCTGTAAAAGCCTCTACCACAGCAAAAATCACTTCGGCTCGAAGTTTGGTGGTGGTGGAAAACTGTTGGGCCTCTAGAGTAGCCGTTCTTGCTTCCAGCGCATCTACACGACCCCGCAGGGTAGCCAACTCTGCGGCAAATTCTTCTTGCAGTCGTTGCAGTGTCGCCAGATCTTCCTTGGTGGCCAGATTAGCTGTTCCAGCCGCAATCAACTCATTCACCCGATCCATACAGGCATTCAGACCTGCGGCAAATTCGTAGCGGGTCATGGCCCGATTGCCCCGGTAAGTGCCATCCGGATACCCTACAACGCAGCCATAGCGCTCTACCAGAGATTGCAAAGCCTGAAACGCCCAATCCGTCGGCTGCACATCAGACAACTGAGAAACGGAAGTCACCTGATTCATGGCTGAGTCTGCCTCAACAGGCTCCTGACTCAGGTCCCGAGCCACAGACATAACCTCTTGAATGGAAGGCCTCGGATTCACTGTAACCTGGGATTTCTCTACTTCGGCAGCGTTAGTGTGCGCTGTGAGACTTCCCATCAAACCTGCTGTTCCAATCGTAATTGCAGCAAACTTTAATAAATTCGATTTTGCGGTTGACATTCTAAATTCCTCACATAAATAGCAAGTGATCTGTTAAATCCAGTCAGAGCGATAATCCCCCAGTTGTCAGAGCGAAGCCATCACCTCCTCAGCCAAACCAAAGGACAGGGTCATTCCTGCACCACTGAGTGCATTGACAATCGTGACTCCAGGTTCAGGTTGTGCAACAAACTCTGTTTTTTCAGGAATTTTGGTGTAAACCCCATGCCAGGTTTCTGCAATTTCCAGGGATGGGAATTGGGCAAATTTCTGCAAATAATCCAGGACAATCTGGTTAATTTCCGATCGATCGAAGGGATCGGGATTCAACCCATACTCGTGGGAATCCCCCAGGGTCAGTTCCCCCTCTGGAGTTTGGGAAACCAGGACATGAATTCCCCAGCGAGGGAAATGGGGGGTTTCGGCAGTAATTCTGCTTTTCAGCGCCGCCAGGGCGGCACAGTGGCTGAAAGAACTGTAGTGGGTTAATGTTAGACCGGCACAGAGGCAGGGTCCCAGTTCCCAGTCATTGGCCTGGGGGACAGTGCGCATCATCTGCAATTTGACTTTGGTGATGCCGTTGGCCGCATAGAGGGTAGGGTAAAGGGTTTCAACATCTGCACCACTGCAGACAAAAATCTGATCTGCCCTCCAGGTTTCCCCGCCTGCGATGAGCTGAGGGTGGGCGATCGCCGTCACTACCGTCCCAAAGCGAAACTCGACCCCATAGCATTGCGTCAGAAAGGCGGGCATTTTGCCGATCGCCTCACGGGGGTCAACGGTCGCCTCCGTTGTACTCCACAGTGCTCCAAGCAATCCCTCCATCACTACAGCATGGCTTTTTTCAGCCACCTGCTGCGCCTGAAGCAGTTCAACAGAATATCTGGCCCCTTGGGTCGTGGCCACAAATTCCTCTAGCACCGCCCATTCATCTTCCCGATAGGCCAGATGTAAAGAGCCACATTGATCAAGGCTAAAGCCAGCCTGAGATGCAACTTCCAGCCAGATTTCGCGACTCCGCAAGGCCCGATCGAGCAACACCCCCACAGGCTGACCGATCGGCCAGACCATGCCAAAATTGCGAATCGATGCCCCTACAGCTTGAGGATTGCGCTCAAAGACCACAACTCGATGACCTTTGCGGGCAGCGGCCAGAGCATGGGCCAGACCCACAATTCCCGCTCCCACAATGGCAACTTCAGTCTGATGAGGCTGATTCATGGTTCTGCCCCTCAGGCCACTGCCAGATAGGTTTGAAAATCTCGCAATGAATCAAACAATCCATCGTGAGGATAGGCCTCCAGTTCCGATCGGGTGTGGGTTCCATTGGTGACCGCAAAGGAGTAGAGACAATTCGCATGATGCCCTGCTGCCAGATCAGAAGGGGTGTCACCGATATTGATGACCTGCCTGGAATCTCGGACCCCAAGCCTGTACATTGCCTTTTGAATCATGTAAGGGGCTGGTCGTCCCTCATTGTTGAAGATTTCTGAGGGGGTAATCGACGCCTGAATGATGGATTCTGCTGAACCCAAATACTCCTGATTCAAGCCTTGATCCCAACCCAGCCGATTCAGAATGATCTGAGTGACTTCTCGATAGAACCCAGTCGTTAACGCAATTTTGATGTTCTGTGCTTTTAACCAAGCAAATAATTCCAGACAACCTTCCGTTGGAACAACCGGTTGAGTTTGATAGTGTGTTTCTAAAACCTGCTTAAAGACTGCAAAAGAAGCCTCTACTTTAGTTTCATATTCTGGATGCTGCCTACCAATTTGCTCATCCCACAGCGTTTGAAAGACCTGCTTCTTGGAAAGCCCCATCATGGCATTACAGCGTTCAGGTGCGATCGTTAACCCCGTGTGATCGGCAGCTTCAAGGAAGCATTTCTCGACTTCCCGATTATCTTTGACTGTTGTTCCGGCCATATCCAGAACAACCAGTTCAATAGGTGCCCCCTGATTTAACTCTTTCAAACTTCCTCCTTAGTTCCTATCGAACTGTCAGTGCAATCTTTTATTTCTTTAGCCAGGCTTGGGTGCGTCGTTGCAGTCCTTGGGTTAACAATCGGTAAAAAACTCTAATTGCCATACTGGTGATAACAATGAGTGTTGACATTGCTGCTGCTGGAGCAATATCCCCCGCATCATCCATATTGACAATAGCTACAGCAGCCAGTGGCAGGGTGGGTGGGTAAAGGAAGATGATGGCAGAAATTGTCACCATCGAGTTAACAAAGAAATAGCCCCCAATTTCCAAAATAGTTGGGACCGAAAGGGGCAGGGTTACCTGCCAAAAGGTTTTATAAAATGGAACCGACATCGACGCAGAAACAGATTCAAATTCTGAGTCAAGCTGCTTCAAAGCAGTGGTTGCTGTGAGAAAACAAACAGTATAGAAATGGATCACATTACAGAGCACCAGAATGCCCATCGTGCCATATAAACCCAGGAAGGGATTGGAGATCGGCAGTCCGAGAAAGCTGGGATTGTTGAAGAAGAATACATAGGCTAATCCCAGAACCAGTCCCGGTAAAGCCAGCGGCACAGTAGAGAGAAAATAGGTGACCGATCTCAGCCAGATCAGTCCTCTGCCCTTTTCAACCAGATAGGCCCCCAGAAACACCGCGATCGTGCCAAAAATTGCGGTATACAATGACATCCAAATGCTGTTCCAGTAGGCTGCTGTCCCTCCTCCCCCCACATTGTCAAAGTTATAGTGCTTGAAGGTCAGGCTAAAGTTGTACGGCCAGACTTTAACAAAGGACGCCAGAATAATTGTGGCAAAAACCAGAACTGCAAATAAAGCAATCAGCAGACAAAACCCAAACATGACCCAGTCTAGAATTAGGTTGGGTTTAGGTTGGAGAGGAACCGCCCTGGCACTAACCAGGGACGTTTGTCGGCGTTGAATCAGCCGATCGGCCACAAAGGCAATCAGGGTGGGAGCCAGGAGAAATACACTGATGGTTGCGCCCATAGAAAAGTTTTGCTGCCCAATGACCTGCTTATAGATATCAGTGGCCAGAACGTTAAAATCACCTCCAACCACCTTGGGCACTCCAAAATCTGTGAACGCCAGGGTGAAACAAACAAAGATGGCACTCATCAGACCATACTTAACACTGGGCAAAGTAATCGTAAAAAATGTGCGCCAGGAGGGTGTTCTGAGGGCTTGAGCCGCTTCATAGAGCCTTGCATCGGTTAAATTCAATGCGGTGATCAGAATGATCAGTGCCTGGGGAAACAGGTAGAGCGTTTCGCCCAAGATAATCCCTACAGCACCATAGAGATGAATATCCCAACCCGGTAATCCCAGGATTCCGTTGGTGACTAACCCCTGTCGGCCAAAGAGGTAGACCAGACCGATCGCATGGGCCAGAGGCGGAATAAACAGGGGGAGCATGCCCAGGATCTGAAAGAATGCTTTACCCACCAAAGCAGTACGGGTTAAAGCATAGGCGTAGCCGAAGGCCAGTAACACAGCGATCAGCGCACTGGCGACAGCGATCTCCAGGCTATTCAGGAGCGAGGTTAGCAGTGCTGGTGTGGAAATGTACTGCACATAATTGGCCAAACCCACCCAATGGCCGTCTGTATCCTGAAAACTGCGGACAACCATTGGGCACAGAGGAAATACCACGCCAACCAGCAAAAAAGACGCGCCCAAAGCCAAAAATCCCCGCATCAGCCAATCCTCTGCCGTCATGCGATGGGTGATTTGCTGAGGAAAGTACCTAGCTAGCAAAGTTTGAGGGAAGGATTTCGTGGGAGGTGAGGTTGTCATAGGAGGTGCGATCGAAAAGACCTAAACCGCAAAAACTTGAATGAAGTCTGGTGGCAATTCTATGGACAGCTTCTCTCCCACATTGACCCGGAGAGATTGAGCCTCGTAGGTGGAGAGATCGAGGGTGAGGGGCTCTTTCGCATTGCCCTCTGGATAGACTGTTACCCGCAGGCCCGAGCCTAAAAACTCTGTTCCAGCGACCTCGGCTGTGAACTGATTGGCACCAGCTCTATCCGAAACGGATGCAATGACCCGAATGGCTTCAGGGCGAATCGCCAGGAGAACGTGTTGCTGCACCGGAAAGGTATTTTGAGGGGTTTCAAGGAGGAGATTGCCACAACGAACCTGGGTTTCAGCAGTCACCTCCCCCGTAATGAAATTCATGGTGCCGATGAAGTTGGCCACAAAGGGGGTACTCGGGTGTTGGTAGACCGCCTGTGGAGTCCCAATTTGAGCAATATATCCCTTATCCATCACCACGATGCGATCGGCCATAGCCAGCGCTTCTGCCTGATCGTGAGTCACCATAATGGTGGTAATTCCAAGACGTTTCTGCAACTGGGTAATTTCCGTTCGTAATTTAATTCGAACCTGCGCATCCAGGGCTGAGAGAGGTTCATCCAAAAGCAACAGTCCAGGGGAAAGGGTCAACGCTCTGGCCAGGGCCACCCGCTGCTGTTGGCCACCTGACATCTGGGCCGGATATTTATGCTCCAATCCCTGCAAGCCAACCAAGATCAGTAACTCCCGAACTCTGCTTTCTACCTGAGATTTGGCTGTTTTAGTATTCTGCAATCCGTAGGCAATATTTTGTATCGCCGTAAGATTAGGAAACAATGCATAGGATTGAAACACAATGCCAAAATCCCGGCGAGCGGGAGGCAACCGGGAAACATCCTTCCCTCCCTGAATCACTCGCCCACGAGTCTGAAATTCCAATCCAGCAATAATTCGCAGCAGGGTCGTTTTGCCGCAGCCACTAGGTCCTAACAAGCAAACAAACTCTCCAGGGTAAACATCCAGATAGATATCTCGGAGAGCGACAAATGGACCGAATGTTTTAGAAACATTCTCAACTTGCAAGTAGGGCTGTCCCCGTTCAGCAGCAATAGAACTTGCAGCATGAGATAGGCCAGATTCCGCTGATGTCGCAAGGGAGACCTGATCATCCTGAGGAACAGAGCCAGGAATTGGTTCGGGGGGATAAGTCATGGGATAATACCGACTGCTAAGGGTACTATGCAGAGTACTGAACAGAGAATGCCGCCAACCTTGCCTGAGCAAGGATTTTCCGCCACCCTCACAGGCAAACCTCAAGGGTAAACGCCTGGATAGAATTAGGTCCGTTGGAGATCGTGATCCAAGACAACCCCCCTTTCACAACAGCGTCCTGGGATTGGTTGCACGGTTAGATGGTGGCAGCCACCTAACCGTGCAAGATTAGCCTCTACAGAAATCCAGCGCTGATCAACGCTACTTTTTGGGGGCTGATTTTGAGTCGTAACGAGTTGTCCATTCCTTCAAGATCAGATCCCGGTTAGCCGCAGCCCATTTGAGGTCATTTTTTGGGTATAACTGCTTGAGCGGATCAGCAGGATACCCGGCAGGCGGAGGAACGTCCGTCTTAATGGCCGTAATGGCAAAGTTCTTGGCGTACTCCTTGGAGACCTCCTCGGAAATTGCCCAATCCAGGAAGGTCTTGGCTGCGGGCTTAATCTCAGCCTTTTTGACCAGCGCATTTGCCTCAACATCCCAACCCGAACCCTCGACAGGGAAAACGGGCTCAATGGGTTCACCATCATTCTTCTGCTTGACGGCGCGGTAGCCAAAGGAAATGCCGATTAGATATTCTCCAGCACCAGCCATTTTGCAGGGTTTAGACCCTGAATGCACATACTGCGCAATATTTTCGTTCAGCGCATC
Proteins encoded in this region:
- a CDS encoding iron uptake porin, with product MSVARDLSQEPVEADSAMNQVTSVSQLSDVQPTDWAFQALQSLVERYGCVVGYPDGTYRGNRAMTRYEFAAGLNACMDRVNELIAAGTANLATKEDLATLQRLQEEFAAELATLRGRVDALEARTATLEAQQFSTTTKLRAEVIFAVVEAFTGKVAVPSGQTPTTTFVNNNLILGNRVRLNFDTSFMGKDRLRIRLQARNLTPIATGTAESRLSFDGSDNNTLGMEYLYYRFPLGNNTQVIVSAKGVEFDDVIDTINPFLEGSGNGSISRFGRYNPVYRAPGGGAGAVVIQRLGKDLELTLGYLAGNPDSPLSNNGLFNGNYSALGQLTYKFNNWSEIGLVYSHAYFGPVFNGSNGVDVTSGTGSANSRRPFGNNVPTASDSINFGASIALSPQVVLGGWFGYTFANAQVASNSADILNFSVNLAFPDLGKKGNLGAIIFGIPPKVTRNTIAANQDRDTSFHIEALYRYQINDYIAITPGVLVITSPEHNSANDTIYVGTIRTTFTF
- a CDS encoding TIGR03364 family FAD-dependent oxidoreductase — encoded protein: MNQPHQTEVAIVGAGIVGLAHALAAARKGHRVVVFERNPQAVGASIRNFGMVWPIGQPVGVLLDRALRSREIWLEVASQAGFSLDQCGSLHLAYREDEWAVLEEFVATTQGARYSVELLQAQQVAEKSHAVVMEGLLGALWSTTEATVDPREAIGKMPAFLTQCYGVEFRFGTVVTAIAHPQLIAGGETWRADQIFVCSGADVETLYPTLYAANGITKVKLQMMRTVPQANDWELGPCLCAGLTLTHYSSFSHCAALAALKSRITAETPHFPRWGIHVLVSQTPEGELTLGDSHEYGLNPDPFDRSEINQIVLDYLQKFAQFPSLEIAETWHGVYTKIPEKTEFVAQPEPGVTIVNALSGAGMTLSFGLAEEVMASL
- a CDS encoding HAD hydrolase-like protein — encoded protein: MKELNQGAPIELVVLDMAGTTVKDNREVEKCFLEAADHTGLTIAPERCNAMMGLSKKQVFQTLWDEQIGRQHPEYETKVEASFAVFKQVLETHYQTQPVVPTEGCLELFAWLKAQNIKIALTTGFYREVTQIILNRLGWDQGLNQEYLGSAESIIQASITPSEIFNNEGRPAPYMIQKAMYRLGVRDSRQVINIGDTPSDLAAGHHANCLYSFAVTNGTHTRSELEAYPHDGLFDSLRDFQTYLAVA
- a CDS encoding putative 2-aminoethylphosphonate ABC transporter permease subunit — translated: MTTSPPTKSFPQTLLARYFPQQITHRMTAEDWLMRGFLALGASFLLVGVVFPLCPMVVRSFQDTDGHWVGLANYVQYISTPALLTSLLNSLEIAVASALIAVLLAFGYAYALTRTALVGKAFFQILGMLPLFIPPLAHAIGLVYLFGRQGLVTNGILGLPGWDIHLYGAVGIILGETLYLFPQALIILITALNLTDARLYEAAQALRTPSWRTFFTITLPSVKYGLMSAIFVCFTLAFTDFGVPKVVGGDFNVLATDIYKQVIGQQNFSMGATISVFLLAPTLIAFVADRLIQRRQTSLVSARAVPLQPKPNLILDWVMFGFCLLIALFAVLVFATIILASFVKVWPYNFSLTFKHYNFDNVGGGGTAAYWNSIWMSLYTAIFGTIAVFLGAYLVEKGRGLIWLRSVTYFLSTVPLALPGLVLGLAYVFFFNNPSFLGLPISNPFLGLYGTMGILVLCNVIHFYTVCFLTATTALKQLDSEFESVSASMSVPFYKTFWQVTLPLSVPTILEIGGYFFVNSMVTISAIIFLYPPTLPLAAVAIVNMDDAGDIAPAAAMSTLIVITSMAIRVFYRLLTQGLQRRTQAWLKK
- a CDS encoding putative 2-aminoethylphosphonate ABC transporter ATP-binding protein, whose protein sequence is MTYPPEPIPGSVPQDDQVSLATSAESGLSHAASSIAAERGQPYLQVENVSKTFGPFVALRDIYLDVYPGEFVCLLGPSGCGKTTLLRIIAGLEFQTRGRVIQGGKDVSRLPPARRDFGIVFQSYALFPNLTAIQNIAYGLQNTKTAKSQVESRVRELLILVGLQGLEHKYPAQMSGGQQQRVALARALTLSPGLLLLDEPLSALDAQVRIKLRTEITQLQKRLGITTIMVTHDQAEALAMADRIVVMDKGYIAQIGTPQAVYQHPSTPFVANFIGTMNFITGEVTAETQVRCGNLLLETPQNTFPVQQHVLLAIRPEAIRVIASVSDRAGANQFTAEVAGTEFLGSGLRVTVYPEGNAKEPLTLDLSTYEAQSLRVNVGEKLSIELPPDFIQVFAV